Proteins found in one Arachis stenosperma cultivar V10309 chromosome 8, arast.V10309.gnm1.PFL2, whole genome shotgun sequence genomic segment:
- the LOC130943789 gene encoding ER membrane protein complex subunit 7 homolog has translation MQPKSLLLLLSLQLFICFALAQSTTGSAEGYTIYGRVKIPSNLGTKDYIIPGKVSNVKVILNGGQRVTFLRPDGYFSFHNVPAGTHLIEVAALGYFFSPVRVDVSARNPGKIQAALTESRRGLTEFVLEPLKEEQYYEIREPFSIMSIVKSPMGLMVGFMLIVVFLMPKLMENMGMPLKFLCELFSFPWWFICFAFPWLFIFFFELSLFISAKW, from the exons ATGCAACCCAAatcgcttcttcttcttctctctcttcaatTATTCATCTGCTTCGCACTCGCTCAATCTACCACCGG gtcCGCTGAAGGTTACACCATTTATGGTCGAGTGAAGATCCCCAGCA ATTTAGGAACAAAAGACTATATAATTCCTGGAAAAGTGTCGAATGTCAAAGTCATACTCAATGGTGGTCAGAGAGTTACTTTTTTGAGGCCTGATGGATATTTCTCATT CCACAACGTCCCTGCAGGGACTCATCTAATTGAAGTGGCTGCACTGGGCTATTTCTTCTCTCCG GTACGAGTTGATGTCAGCGCCAGAAACCCTGGCAAAATACAGGCAGCATTGACGGAAAGTAGGAGGGGGCTCACTGAGTTTGTGTTAGAGCCATTGAAGGAGGAACAATATTATGAG ATTAGGGAACCATTCTCTATTATGTCCATTGTGAAAAGTCCAATGGGTCTGATGGTGGGATTTATGCTCATTGTTGTCTTCCTCATGCCCAAATTAATGGAGAACATGGGTATGCCTCTTAAGTTTCTCTGTGAACTTTTTTCATTTCCGTGGTGGTTTATCTGTTTTGCATTTCCTTGgttgtttatcttttttttcgaattatCGTTGTTTATCTCTGCCAAATGGTAG
- the LOC130946723 gene encoding uncharacterized vacuolar membrane protein YML018C-like isoform X2 has product MVVYLPVSYFKDWFCEYLKRRSSKSGKNAESVDKFFIRIGPPVKGSGIEKNFELEFGSVIRKDSKLGVSTLAEVKPLMAKYNDNTHVIKSEKQLTGKQIATYGFYIAPIWFLTEYFSNAALARTSVASSTVLSSTSGLFTLFIGAILGQDSLNVPKVVAVFVSMAGVLMTTLGKTWAADDDLISINEERSFVGDLFSILSAVSYGLFTVLLKKFCGEEGERVDVQKLFGYIGLFTLVALWWLIWPLMAMGLEPKFAVPQSAKMDEMVLANGFIGSVVSDYFWALCVVWTTPLVATLGMSLTIPLAMVADMVIHGRQYSVVYILGSVQVFAGFVLANLSDWLSKKWKSFKF; this is encoded by the exons ATGGTAGTTTACCTCCCAGTATCATACTTTAAGGACTGGTTTTGTGAATATCTTAAACGACGGTCTTCTAAAAGTGGTAAAAACGCAGAAAGTGtagataaattttttatcaGGATTGGCCCTCCAGTCAAAGGCAGTGGAATAGAGAAAAACTTTGAACTGGAATTCGGGAGTGTGATTCGGAAAGATAGCAAATTAGGCGTTTCGACTCTTGCCGAAGTCAAGCCGTTGATGGCCAAGTATAATGATAATACTCATGTGATAAAATCAGAGAAGCAACTTACCGGCAAGCAAATTGCTACTTATGGATTTTACATTGCACCTATCTGGTTTCTGACTGAG TACTTCTCAAATGCTGCTCTTGCACGAACAAGTGTCGCAAGTTCGACAGTATTATCATCCACATCCGGGCTTTTCACTCTTTTTATTGGTGCAATTTTGGGTCAAGACTCTCTAAATGTACCAAAAGTGGTTGCTGTTTTTGTCAGCATGGCTGGGGTTCTTATGACAACTCTGGGGAAAACTTGGGCTGCAGATGATGATTTAATATCAAT CAATGAAGAGCGCTCTTTCGTTGGAGATCTTTTCAGCATTCTCTCGGCCGTGTCGTATGGCCTATTTACAG TTCTTCTTAAAAAGTTTTGTGGCGAAGAGGGAGAAAGAGTTGATGTGCAGAAGCTGTTTGGGTATATCGGACTCTTTACATTAGTCGCGCTTTGGTGGCTTA TCTGGCCATTGATGGCCATGGGACTTGAGCCCAAGTTTGCTGTTCCTCAATCTGCTAAAATGGATGAAATGGTTCTTGCCAATGGATTCATTGGAAGTGTGGTTTCAGATTACTTCTG GGCACTTTGTGTTGTATGGACAACTCCCCTTGTGGCCACTTTAGGCATGTCGCTCACCATTCCGCTTGCTATGGTGGCTGACATGGTGATCCATGGTCGGCAATATTCTGTAGTGTACATTCTTGGCTCAGTTCAG GTATTTGCTGGCTTTGTATTAGCTAACCTTTCAGATTGGTTGTCAAAGAAGTGGAAATCATTCAAATTTTAG
- the LOC130946723 gene encoding uncharacterized vacuolar membrane protein YML018C-like isoform X1: protein MVMVTGWRYRAGLFLIGTVVIIWVTSAEVTQDIFEDYKQPFAVTYLGASLMVVYLPVSYFKDWFCEYLKRRSSKSGKNAESVDKFFIRIGPPVKGSGIEKNFELEFGSVIRKDSKLGVSTLAEVKPLMAKYNDNTHVIKSEKQLTGKQIATYGFYIAPIWFLTEYFSNAALARTSVASSTVLSSTSGLFTLFIGAILGQDSLNVPKVVAVFVSMAGVLMTTLGKTWAADDDLISINEERSFVGDLFSILSAVSYGLFTVLLKKFCGEEGERVDVQKLFGYIGLFTLVALWWLIWPLMAMGLEPKFAVPQSAKMDEMVLANGFIGSVVSDYFWALCVVWTTPLVATLGMSLTIPLAMVADMVIHGRQYSVVYILGSVQVFAGFVLANLSDWLSKKWKSFKF, encoded by the exons ATGGTGATGGTGACGGGTTGGAGATACAGGGCTGGGTTGTTCCTCATTGGCACTGTTGTTATTATATGGGTTACCTCCGCTGAAGTTACCCAG gATATTTTTGAAGATTATAAGCAACCGTTTGCAGTGACATATCTTGGAGCTTCTCTTATGGTAGTTTACCTCCCAGTATCATACTTTAAGGACTGGTTTTGTGAATATCTTAAACGACGGTCTTCTAAAAGTGGTAAAAACGCAGAAAGTGtagataaattttttatcaGGATTGGCCCTCCAGTCAAAGGCAGTGGAATAGAGAAAAACTTTGAACTGGAATTCGGGAGTGTGATTCGGAAAGATAGCAAATTAGGCGTTTCGACTCTTGCCGAAGTCAAGCCGTTGATGGCCAAGTATAATGATAATACTCATGTGATAAAATCAGAGAAGCAACTTACCGGCAAGCAAATTGCTACTTATGGATTTTACATTGCACCTATCTGGTTTCTGACTGAG TACTTCTCAAATGCTGCTCTTGCACGAACAAGTGTCGCAAGTTCGACAGTATTATCATCCACATCCGGGCTTTTCACTCTTTTTATTGGTGCAATTTTGGGTCAAGACTCTCTAAATGTACCAAAAGTGGTTGCTGTTTTTGTCAGCATGGCTGGGGTTCTTATGACAACTCTGGGGAAAACTTGGGCTGCAGATGATGATTTAATATCAAT CAATGAAGAGCGCTCTTTCGTTGGAGATCTTTTCAGCATTCTCTCGGCCGTGTCGTATGGCCTATTTACAG TTCTTCTTAAAAAGTTTTGTGGCGAAGAGGGAGAAAGAGTTGATGTGCAGAAGCTGTTTGGGTATATCGGACTCTTTACATTAGTCGCGCTTTGGTGGCTTA TCTGGCCATTGATGGCCATGGGACTTGAGCCCAAGTTTGCTGTTCCTCAATCTGCTAAAATGGATGAAATGGTTCTTGCCAATGGATTCATTGGAAGTGTGGTTTCAGATTACTTCTG GGCACTTTGTGTTGTATGGACAACTCCCCTTGTGGCCACTTTAGGCATGTCGCTCACCATTCCGCTTGCTATGGTGGCTGACATGGTGATCCATGGTCGGCAATATTCTGTAGTGTACATTCTTGGCTCAGTTCAG GTATTTGCTGGCTTTGTATTAGCTAACCTTTCAGATTGGTTGTCAAAGAAGTGGAAATCATTCAAATTTTAG
- the LOC130944167 gene encoding pentatricopeptide repeat-containing protein At5g66520-like has product MINCCVLHPKINTPSPSSCSSMAELKQHHSLLIRLGLSSDNHAISPLITFSSLSPHGDLRYAVTLFSTLPNPDTFLFNTLIRAFSLSQTPSISLLFYSDMLHRALSPNNFTFPSLIKSSSLSATIPHGRQVHAHVLKFGFGSDVYALNALAHMYVSFGLLGDARKVFDRMPVRSVVSWTIMISGYAQWGLVDEALAVFELLPQKNSVAWNAVIAAFVGSNRFREAFGLFHRMRKEEEVELDMYVAATMLSACTGVGALEMGEWIYRYVVRSGIDLDSKLATTIIDMYCKCGCLDKAFKVFGGLQVKGLSSWNCMIGGFAMHGKGKDAIRLFREMEKEMVSPDSVTFVNVLSACAHSGLVEEGRYYFRYMTEVHGIEPAKEHYGCMVDLLARAGRLEEARKVIDEMPMNPDAGALGALLGACKIHGNLELGEEIGKRVIELEPGNSGRYVLLANIYADCGKWQEVANVRKVMNDRGVKKVPGFSMIEMEGTVNEFVAGERTHPLSQEVYAKVGEILESIKMVGYVPENEGVLHDLAEEEGESPLFYHSEKLAIAYGLLKNKPGETLRITKNLRVCKDCHQACKLISKVYECDIILRDRNRFHHFSNGTCSCNDYW; this is encoded by the coding sequence ATGATTAATTGCTGTGTCCTTCACCCGAAGATCAATAcaccatcaccatcatcatgttCATCCATGGCGGAACTCAAGCAGCACCACTCTCTTCTCATCCGCCTCGGCCTCTCCTCCGACAACCACGCCATCTCCCCACTCATCACCTTCTCCTCCCTCTCTCCACACGGCGATCTCCGCTACGCTGTCACCCTCTTTTCCACCCTCCCAAACCCTGACACCTTTCTCTTCAACACTCTTATCAGAGCCTTCTCCCTCTCCCAAACCCCCTCCATTTCCCTCCTCTTCTACTCTGACATGCTCCATCGCGCTCTCTCACCCAACAACTTCACCTTCCCCTCTCTCATCAAATCCTCATCACTCTCCGCTACAATTCCCCATGGCAGACAGGTCCATGCCCATGTTCTCAAGTTTGGGTTTGGATCGGATGTTTATGCTCTCAATGCCTTAGCTCACATGTATGTTAGTTTTGGTTTGTTGGGTGATGCAAGGAAGGTGTTTGATAGAATGCCTGTGAGGAGTGTTGTGTCTTGGACTATTATGATTTCTGGGTATGCTCAATGGGGGCTTGTGGACGAGGCTCTCGCTGTATTCGAGCTCTTGCCACAGAAGAATTCTGTTGCTTGGAATGCTGTCATTGCGGCTTTCGTTGGCAGCAATCGGTTTCGAGAGGCTTTTGGTTTGTTTCATAGGATgaggaaggaggaggaggtggaGCTGGATATGTATGTAGCTGCTACCATGCTTTCTGCTTGTACTGGAGTTGGTGCTTTGGAGATGGGAGAGTGGATATATCGGTATGTTGTGAGGAGTGGGATTGATTTGGACTCGAAGCTCGCTACCACCATTATTGACATGTATTGCAAGTGTGGCTGTTTGGACAAGGCTTTCAAGGTGTTCGGTGGGTTGCAGGTGAAAGGCCTTTCTTCATGGAACTGCATGATTGGAGGGTTTGCAATGCATGGAAAAGGAAAAGATGCTATTAGGCTTTTTAGGGAGATGGAGAAAGAGATGGTTTCCCCTGACAGTGTTACCTTTGTCAATGTCCTGAGTGCTTGTGCTCATTCAGGGTTAGTTGAGGAAGGCCGCTATTACTTTCGTTACATGACAGAAGTTCATGGCATTGAGCCTGCAAAGGAGCATTATGGCTGCATGGTTGATTTGCTTGCCAGGGCTGGAAGGCTGGAGGAAGCAAGAAAGGTCATAGATGAGATGCCAATGAACCCTGATGCCGGTGCGTTAGGTGCACTTCTCGGAGCTTGTAAAATCCATGGAAACCTCGAGTTAGGAGAGGAAATAGGCAAGAGGGTGATTGAGCTAGAGCCTGGAAATAGTGGCCGTTATGTACTGCTAGCTAACATATATGCTGATTGTGGTAAATGGCAAGAAGTTGCTAATGTGAGGAAAGTGATGAATGATAGAGGAGTGAAGAAGGTGCCCGGCTTTTCGATGATCGAAATGGAGGGTACTGTTAACGAATTTGTTGCAGGAGAAAGGACTCATCCTCTGTCTCAAGAAGTGTATGCCAAAGTTGGTGAGATATTGGAATCAATCAAGATGGTTGGTTATGTTCCGGAAAATGAAGGTGTGTTGCATGATCTTGCTGAGGAAGAAGGGGAGAGTCCCCTGTTCTATCATAGCGAAAAGCTTGCAATTGCTTATGGGTTGTTAAAAAATAAACCAGGAGAAACCTTGAGAATCACCAAGAATCTGAGGGTTTGTAAAGACTGCCACCAAGCATGTAAATTGATCTCAAAAGTTTATGAGTGTGATATAATTCTAAGGGACAGGAATCGTTTCCACCATTTTAGCAATGGGACTTGTTCTTGTAATGACTACTGGTGA